CGGCACAAGCCCAACCCGGTGATTTTAATGTGGATAAGCTTTTTTACATCTCCAACGACCACAGGAACCCCACTATAGACGGGTTGAGAGATTGGACAGATTTACCATCGCGGCACAATGGCTTAATTCAAGATGGCGATCGCGTTCGGCATCCCAAAACTGGAGAGACACCCAACCTCCCAGGGAATTGTCACCGTTCGCATTTATTCAGAATCCTTGCGAGTAAAGGTTTTTCGGAAGTAAACACAGAATCATCCATCAATCCAATTTGTGGCACTTGTCCCCTTTCCCACATCTGCAAGGGAGTGACAGCACAACCACAACCGGGTGCAAGCTTCCGACACGACCGGGCGATCGCACTCCAAAACAACAGGATTCGAGCGCATTTAGACACAGTTCCCCAATTGAAAACAGACTCCCCCGACGGTGAAATCTCACAGAAAAAAAACGGCGCTTTTATTGATGAAGTTTCCCGCCAACTCAACCCCATCAACGAGATTTCAATTAGCTTGCATGAGTTTGACTCAAGTCTAATGCAATTGCAAACAGACTTACCCGAAGTTTGGGAAGTAATCAAACCAATTGCCCTTAAAATACGCCCAAGCTTATCGGGAGATACACCAATTACCCAAGATACTAGACATGGTTGGAACCACAATCAATTACTAGAAGCAATTGGAAATATCCCAGATTTAACGAACGTCATTGAACAATTGCAAAGCATACAGCCAGACATTGCAGACTTGGTAAAAGATGCTGATTCTGTATCTCTGCAATGTTTAGATAAAAAGTGCAAGCCTAAAAAGTCAAAGGAAACTCAACCAGAAACGACAAGTAATGATGTAGAAACTACCCAGAAGGAATACAATAATCTTAAATTAACACTTAAATATATCCGCTCAAAATTCCGAACGGAAGCAAGCCAGGAAACCAGAGAAAACCTTAAAAATCTCCCCTCAAACTGGTTGACTCCACTATTAGAAATATTGTCAGGGAGTGTTAGCGGTGCTATTAGAATCAAAAACGGAGAGTTAATACTAAACATCAAAAACGAGCGCCAACCAAACATCATTAAAAGCTTTGATTTTGTGGTGATGATGGATGCTACCGCCAATGTCGATGAATTGGCTTTGATGCTGGGAATTAAGCCAGAGGAGATAACTGTAATATCTGAATTACAACCAGATTACAATAATCTCAAAATTCATCAAATCAACGATATGGGGTTGATGGGCAAGGATAGAAGTCCAACAGCATCTAAACGCTTGGAAGCTTTGCGGACTGAATTGGGCGATCGCCACCAATCACTAGGAGTTATCGACCATTTGGCAGTTAAAGCAGATGATGATGGTTATTGGTTTGTGAGTAATCGAGGTTCAAATGAGTATCTCAAGAATGATGCCCTACTATTAATTGGCAGCCCTAGACAGAACATTGGCGCACTGCAACAAAAATATATAACCCTGACGGGCGATCGCAACATCGACCGAGAATCGCCAGGTTTTGCAGCATTTGTACAAAATCAACTACAAGCCGAAATCATACAGGGTGTGGGAAGGTTACGCGCCAACCGTAGACCAAACGAACAATTAACCTGTTACTTAGTAAGTAACCTAGATTTATCTTTCTTAGTGGAAAAATATCCAGGGGCGACGGCGGTAAAATCCGAGGCATTCATTATCACCCCCAAAGCGGGAACCCCAACCCAACAAACCCGCCATACCATCATGCAAGCATTCAAGGACTTGAAAACCAGAGGGGAGAAAATCACCCAACAGGCGATCGCCACTGCTGCAAAGTTGAGCCAACCACTGATAAGTAAGGTATGCCGTGATTTTGGTGGTTGGGGACAGCTGAAAAAATTATTACTAGTCCTAATAGATTCTTTATATAGGGGTAGTAATAATTTCTCACCACTAGATGAGAGTGAGCAGTGGTTGATTAACCAGTACTTACCCCAATTGGTTGAACTTGAACCAATCGAGTGTGTCAAGGAAGTACTAGAAGTATTCAAAACCTTTGGTAATAAGGATTTTGAGCGCTTAATGACTCAAACAAGCTTGGATATTCGACAAAAAATACTGAGTGCTATTTTCAACTTGCTACCACTGGAAGGCATCAGCTTGATATTCCCTGATGTTGGGAAAGCCCAATCTTAATCACAAAAAATCATTGAGAATATTCAGCCCCCAAATTGGACTAGAAGCCCAATTAATGCAGCCGGAATAGAAACTATTGGCAGCCAGAATTGGCATGTTTGTCTAAAATGTATAAAATAATGTCTAAATAATTAGTTAATTATGCGTAAGCTGTTACTTGGTATATTCGGTAGTGTTGTAATCGCATTACCTCAATCTGTAATGGCTACAGTGGGATTTGCGGAATGGGAAGTGACAACAGCCAACGGTAATTTTATTACCCACAGTGACCCATACAAAGATGAGTGCGGCACCTGTTTAATGAGCAAGCAGCGTAAAACTTTAGCTTCCCAAGTTCAATGGTGGAGATATTATCGCAGGCATGTTACAGGTCAAGCGGCTGAGGGTTACTTTTTGCTTGACGAGCGTACCCAAAGTATTCAATTTTGGGATAGTGAAGCAGAATTAGAGAAGGCTGTGGCACTTGCGAATATTGGTAAGCCTGTTTCGCAACGCATGACCAGGCAAGACGGTTGGAATGCAACATGGATTCCGATAATGCGGCAAATGTACTGTGATAAAAAGAATGTTGAGCGTGTACTGGCAGAAATCCCTAACCAATCGGAAAGGGAAGCTATGCGTAAAAAATATAAAGAACAGTGCCAACTTTTGAAGTCTCAGCTTTTACCAAAAAATAAATAGGGCTTACTTAATATCCTTATTTTAAATTTTATCGCCACCACCGTGAAACATCTTGGATAGCAGAAGCTGTATCTCTCAATGCTTGTTCGCCACCTAAAGTATCTATAATTGGAGTTAATATATTTATATCACTAAGTAAACCTGGGCGAGTGTAAACAGATAAGATGTGAAGAGTTTTTCCCCAGAGACAAAAAAGTTGAGTTTTTTGTATTTGTAAAAGTTTATCCACCAAACTACTCAGGACTTGGGCGCGATGCTTCTCATCCTGAATCTTCCTAGCAGCAGCTACAGCCTCTGGTAACAATTCTGGCAATTTATTAGCCAAATTACTTAGAACATCAGCACGATACTCTTCATCCTGAATCTCCCTAGCAGCAGCTACAGCCTCTGGTAACAATTCTGGCAATTTATTAGCCAAATTACTTAGAACATCAGCACGATACTCTTCATCCTGAATCTCCCTAGCAGCAGCTACAGCCTCTGGTAACAATTCTGGCAATTTATCAGCCAAATTATTTAGAATACAGGCGCGATACTTTTCATCCTGAATCTCCCTAGAAGCAGCCAGAGCCTCTGGTAACAATTCTGGTGGCAATTTATCAGCTAAACTACTTAAGGCATCGACGCGATACTTTTCATCCTGAATCTCCCTAGAAGCAGCCAGAGCCTCTGGTAACAATTCTGGTGGCAATTTATCAGCTAAACTACTTAAGGCATCGACGCGATACTTTTCATCCTGAATCTCCCTAGAAGCAGCCAGAGCCTCTGGTAACAATTCTGGTGGCAATTTATCAGCTAAACTACTTAAGGCATCGACGCGATACTTTTCATCCTGAATCTCCCTAGAAGCAGCCAGAGCCTCTGGTAACAATTCTGGTGGCAATTTACCAGCCAAATCACTTAGATTATAGGCGCGATTATACTCATTCTCAATCTCCCTGGTAGCAGCCAGAGCCTCTGGTAATAATTCTGGGAATTTATCAGCTAAACTACTTAAGGCATCGACGCGATACTTTTCATCCTGAATCTCCCTAGCAGCAGCTACCGCCTCTGGTAATAATTCTGGGAATTTATCAGCTAAACTTCTTAGAAGATAGGCGCGATACTCCTCATCCTCAGTCTCCCTGGCAGCAGCCAGAGCCTCTGGTAATAATTCTGGTGGCAATTTATCAACCAAACCTCTTAAGTTGTCGAAGCGACAATACTCACTCTGAATCACCCTGGCAGCAGCCAGAGCCTCTGGTAGCACTTCTGGAAATTTATTAGCCAAATTACTTAGAGCATCGAAATGAAACGCATCATACCCAATCTCCCTAGCAGCAGCTAGAGCCTCTGGTAACAATTCTGGCAACTGAACAGCCAAACTACCCAGAATAGAGGCGCGAAACTCTCCATCTTCAATCTCCCTAGTAGCAGCCACGGCTTCTGGTAACAATTCTGGTGGCAATTTAACCGCCAAACTACTTAAGGCTTGGGCGCGATACTCCTCATCCTGAATCTCTATGGCAGCAGCTAGAGCCTCTGGTAACAATTCTGGAAATTTATCAGCCAAACTACTTAAGGCTTGGGCGCGACTTGAATCAAACTGAATCTCCCTGGCAGCAGCCAGAGCCTCTGGTAACAATTCCGGCAATTTACCAGCCAAACTACTGAGAATATAGGCGCGATACTTCTCATCCTTAATCTCTCTGGCAGCAGCCACAGCCTCTGATAACAATTCTGGTGGTAATTTATTGGCTAAACTACTTAGAGCATCGTTGCGACGCTTTTCATACTCAATCTTCCTGGCAGCAGCTAGAGCCTCTGGTAACAATTCTGGCAATTTATCAGCCAAACTACTTAAGGCTTCGGCGCGATACATTTCATCCTGAATTTCCCTAGCAGCAGCTACAACCTCTGGTAACAATTCTGGCGGCAATTTATCAGCCAAACGACTTAGGTTATGAGCGCGATTATACTCATTCTCAATCTCCCTGATAGCAGCCAGAGCCTCTGGTAATAATTCTGGGAATTTATCAGCCAGACTACTTAGGGCATCGGCGCGATCCCACTCATCCTCAATCACCCTGGCAGCAGCCAAAGCCTCTGGTAACAATTCTGGGAATTTATCAGCCAAACTTCTTAGTATTTCAGCGCGATCGCCCTCATCCTGAATCTCCCTGGCAGCAGTCAGAGCCTCTGGTAACAATTCTGGTGGCAATTTATCAGCCAAACGTCTTAGAGCATTGACACGATTATACTCATTCTCAATCACCCTGGCAGCAGCCAGAGCCTCTGGTAACAATTCTGGGAATTTATCAGCCAAACTACTGATGGTATCGGCGCGGTCATGCTCATCCTGAATTTCTCTGGCAGCAACCAGAGCCTCTGGTAACAATTCTGGGAATTTATCAGCCAAACTACTGATGGTATCGGCGCGGTCATGCTCATCCTGAATCACCCTGGCAGCAGCTAGAGCCTCTGGTAACAATTCTGGGAATTTATCAGCCAAACTACCTAGTACCCGGGCGCGAAACTCCTCATCCTGAATTTCTCTGGCAGCAACCAGAGCCTCTGGTAACAATTCTGGCGGCAATTTGTCAGCCAAACTACTGATGGCATCGGCGCGATGGTACTCAAAATGAATCTCCCTAGCAACAGCCAGAGCCTCTGATAATAATTCTGGTGGCAGTTTAACAGCCAAACTACTTAGTACCTGGACGCGAAACTTTTCATCCTCAGCCTCCCTGGTATCAATCTCCCTAGTAGCAGCCAGAGCTTTCGACAGTGCTAATTCTTTTAACTTTGATGGCAAATGATTGGCTAGCTGTGTAAGCAAGTTTGCTTTCTGTAATGGATTCGAGCTTTGTATTGCGTAACTGAGTCCTTGCTCAGGAGTCCACATATTTTTTTCAACTAACGCAACCAGCAGCCCTACTGGTAAATCCACTGTTAAACTATTAAGGGATGCAATAATTAAAGCATAGCGACACTGCAACCCAATAACTTGAGCCAAGGTTGTTTCAGTCCAGGAGTTTTCTGCCAATTCCCAAGCACGAAAAACATCAGTTACAAAATTGGCAGTTTGTGACAAGCGCGAGCAAGTTTCGTACCAACCATTACCTCCTGTTTCTGACTCTTCTCGTAATAATTCGTGAATTTCTTCTACCTTTTGAGCCTTGGACAAATGCCAAACTAAATGCTGATGGATATACCCGTCATTGGGTAAGGTATGCCAAAGATTTTTAGAGGTTTTATTTCGGTAAGTCTCCAAAAAAGTAGCGTGAGCAGAGGCTAAAGTTATACCCAACCCCGATAGATTATCTTCATCCTCTGGGTTTGGTGGAGCAGTCAACAAATTACGTGCTAAGTCATGAAATAAGTCATGTAAACGGTACGTTGGTGTCCCGTCTTTTAAAGGAACTCCAGGCGATAAAACTGCTTTATTTTCTAAGTATTCCAATGTCTTAGCAGCATCATATATATCCATTTTCCATAGAGTCGCTGCCATCATCTCAGTGATGGTCACATTTTTCGGTAATACCCCCAACCAAGAAAAATGCTCCTGCTTTTCTTTAGGCATTCGCTTGAGACTCAAATTTAATGATGCTGTTAAGCGCAAGCGTTTTAAAATGGTTTCATCAGTAATTTCTTCTGCTTTTGGTCGATTAAGATTTTTTAATCGCGCTACCTCTTGCTGAAAATCCTCTAATAATTGAGTCCAAGTTGTACAACTGGCGATTTCAGCAGCTACCAATGACAACGCCAGAGGGAAATAACCAACGGATGAAGCTAAATCTTGCGCTGGCTGATATTCTACAGCAGTAATCGAGCGTCCTAATTTTTTAGTCAGCAGTTCCATTGCTTGGGATGGTTCCATCACATCCAAACAACATGGGGGGTTAGCTCCGAGAGCTTCGGCGATTTCTGCGTCGCGGGTTGTTACCAAAACTTGACAGCTAGCTCCACCAACATTAAATGCTTGTGCATCCTCTATATTCCAAACATCGTCTATTATTAGCAGCACAGCTTTTTCATACAACAATGTACGCAGTTGATTGGAAGTTGCTTCCACACTGATGGGTTTAAAGTTGTAGTCCCCCAATGCTTGTACCCAAGCA
The sequence above is drawn from the Calothrix sp. 336/3 genome and encodes:
- a CDS encoding PriCT-2 domain-containing protein, translating into MYTKYTTQSQPDNRTFQFSVNTSGRDKDWDFQKLNRNFRDRAGNIRDVIDHIQKGHALCAGLLGGNWRAKRNVIGSNWLMLDIDNSSKDGYQHQLTIDEALEHPFIKNYACLIYTTASHKPEWHKFRLIFLLPEFVKNCEILEALTRRLMTVLPHDPACKDASRVFYGSTKATFPLIQPDTTLPKEWITEAIATVEREKIEFEQRLAEFEKRKNELKQLADIEGWNQDELIQQALDCIPPRLPGSGNYQECLTVLMALNDHYGAVEGEAIAERWSPSIKGTTWNISAKFRSFAASTGKRVTVGSLFHIAKQYGFRFPTKVFYNQPKGDRLCSREQWEVKHGWRELVAACSKEYGRICNLFKAPKTQGNGLHLRPDADEKNPTSQARGEVQYYQPGDRLATWQQLAKEGKKYILDISQAGTGKSHTTAQAQPGDFNVDKLFYISNDHRNPTIDGLRDWTDLPSRHNGLIQDGDRVRHPKTGETPNLPGNCHRSHLFRILASKGFSEVNTESSINPICGTCPLSHICKGVTAQPQPGASFRHDRAIALQNNRIRAHLDTVPQLKTDSPDGEISQKKNGAFIDEVSRQLNPINEISISLHEFDSSLMQLQTDLPEVWEVIKPIALKIRPSLSGDTPITQDTRHGWNHNQLLEAIGNIPDLTNVIEQLQSIQPDIADLVKDADSVSLQCLDKKCKPKKSKETQPETTSNDVETTQKEYNNLKLTLKYIRSKFRTEASQETRENLKNLPSNWLTPLLEILSGSVSGAIRIKNGELILNIKNERQPNIIKSFDFVVMMDATANVDELALMLGIKPEEITVISELQPDYNNLKIHQINDMGLMGKDRSPTASKRLEALRTELGDRHQSLGVIDHLAVKADDDGYWFVSNRGSNEYLKNDALLLIGSPRQNIGALQQKYITLTGDRNIDRESPGFAAFVQNQLQAEIIQGVGRLRANRRPNEQLTCYLVSNLDLSFLVEKYPGATAVKSEAFIITPKAGTPTQQTRHTIMQAFKDLKTRGEKITQQAIATAAKLSQPLISKVCRDFGGWGQLKKLLLVLIDSLYRGSNNFSPLDESEQWLINQYLPQLVELEPIECVKEVLEVFKTFGNKDFERLMTQTSLDIRQKILSAIFNLLPLEGISLIFPDVGKAQS
- a CDS encoding NB-ARC domain-containing protein, giving the protein MIDTLFAPSLPNYYVERLEYSRELKTRLLKNSSDVGALVVTAIDSLAAVGKSTLAMALAYDQEVQAHFCDGILWVTLGQQPNLLSLLSAWVQALGDYNFKPISVEATSNQLRTLLYEKAVLLIIDDVWNIEDAQAFNVGGASCQVLVTTRDAEIAEALGANPPCCLDVMEPSQAMELLTKKLGRSITAVEYQPAQDLASSVGYFPLALSLVAAEIASCTTWTQLLEDFQQEVARLKNLNRPKAEEITDETILKRLRLTASLNLSLKRMPKEKQEHFSWLGVLPKNVTITEMMAATLWKMDIYDAAKTLEYLENKAVLSPGVPLKDGTPTYRLHDLFHDLARNLLTAPPNPEDEDNLSGLGITLASAHATFLETYRNKTSKNLWHTLPNDGYIHQHLVWHLSKAQKVEEIHELLREESETGGNGWYETCSRLSQTANFVTDVFRAWELAENSWTETTLAQVIGLQCRYALIIASLNSLTVDLPVGLLVALVEKNMWTPEQGLSYAIQSSNPLQKANLLTQLANHLPSKLKELALSKALAATREIDTREAEDEKFRVQVLSSLAVKLPPELLSEALAVAREIHFEYHRADAISSLADKLPPELLPEALVAAREIQDEEFRARVLGSLADKFPELLPEALAAARVIQDEHDRADTISSLADKFPELLPEALVAAREIQDEHDRADTISSLADKFPELLPEALAAARVIENEYNRVNALRRLADKLPPELLPEALTAAREIQDEGDRAEILRSLADKFPELLPEALAAARVIEDEWDRADALSSLADKFPELLPEALAAIREIENEYNRAHNLSRLADKLPPELLPEVVAAAREIQDEMYRAEALSSLADKLPELLPEALAAARKIEYEKRRNDALSSLANKLPPELLSEAVAAAREIKDEKYRAYILSSLAGKLPELLPEALAAAREIQFDSSRAQALSSLADKFPELLPEALAAAIEIQDEEYRAQALSSLAVKLPPELLPEAVAATREIEDGEFRASILGSLAVQLPELLPEALAAAREIGYDAFHFDALSNLANKFPEVLPEALAAARVIQSEYCRFDNLRGLVDKLPPELLPEALAAARETEDEEYRAYLLRSLADKFPELLPEAVAAAREIQDEKYRVDALSSLADKFPELLPEALAATREIENEYNRAYNLSDLAGKLPPELLPEALAASREIQDEKYRVDALSSLADKLPPELLPEALAASREIQDEKYRVDALSSLADKLPPELLPEALAASREIQDEKYRVDALSSLADKLPPELLPEALAASREIQDEKYRACILNNLADKLPELLPEAVAAAREIQDEEYRADVLSNLANKLPELLPEAVAAAREIQDEEYRADVLSNLANKLPELLPEAVAAARKIQDEKHRAQVLSSLVDKLLQIQKTQLFCLWGKTLHILSVYTRPGLLSDINILTPIIDTLGGEQALRDTASAIQDVSRWWR